The genomic segment GGCGGAGGGCGGTCGTGAGCTCGCCCGACGTGGTCGCGGCCTACGACGCCACCGCCGGGGCTGCCGACGGGCTCGCACTCGCGCACCTGCTCGCCGAGCGCATCGGTGCCGAGCTCGTCGTCGCGCGGGTGCTGACGGGCGGGCACTACGTGGTCGCCGACCGCGCGACCGAGCGCGGCATCCGGAAGGCCGTGGCCCGGACGCGCGAGGCGATCCTCGCCGTGATCCCCGAGGCCACCGACGTCGAGATCGTCCCGATCATCGACGCCTCCGTCGCGCGGGGCCTGCACGAGCTGGCCCGTGCCGAGGGCGCCAGCGCGCTCGTCGTCGGCTGCTCCGCGCACCACGGCCTCGGCCACCGGCTGCTCGGCGGGCGGCCCGAGCTGCTCGCCGACGGCTCGCCGTGCCCGGTGTTCATCGCCCCCGCGGGCTTCGCCACCTCCGGGGGCCCACGCCGCGGCCCGATCACCGTGGCCTACGACGGCACGCCCGCCGCCGAGCATGCGCTGATCTACGCCTGCGACCTGGCCGAGCAGCTCCGCATGCCCCTGCGGCTCGTGGCCGTGCAGGCGTCCTGGCTGACGCA from the Baekduia soli genome contains:
- a CDS encoding universal stress protein, translating into MSSPDVVAAYDATAGAADGLALAHLLAERIGAELVVARVLTGGHYVVADRATERGIRKAVARTREAILAVIPEATDVEIVPIIDASVARGLHELARAEGASALVVGCSAHHGLGHRLLGGRPELLADGSPCPVFIAPAGFATSGGPRRGPITVAYDGTPAAEHALIYACDLAEQLRMPLRLVAVQASWLTHAIGTPRATDAVLARGLDLVRERSAGRVHATTALRHGDPAHALARETREAGLLVLGSHHRGPLGRALLGSVSAAVVRTAHGPVVVTPRG